The Myxosarcina sp. GI1 nucleotide sequence CCCCCAGGTATAGAAACTACAGGCGCGCCGCATTCTTCTACGGCAGCAAAACACTGTTCGGGAGTGAGATTTTGCTTGAGTATTTCTGTAGGATGCTGAATTTTACCACACCCAGAACAGGCAAGATTGCAGCGAAACAGAGGTTCGAGCATCAATACTAAAGGAAAATGCTTGCGTCCTAACAATCTTTGAGTGACCAGATATTTACCTACGGTTATCGCTTGCTGTAGTTGAATTGCCATTTCTCACACCTTTATCTTTAGAGGTTATTGTAATGAGATTTTGGCAATTAAGTGTTAAAGTTGGTGCTTTTAAAGCTTTTCTTAACAGTATTAAAAATGTAAAACAAAAGAAATATTTCTGTAAATTAAATTACAATTTTTTAATTCAGATCGCCTTTTCTAGTACACTCGATTTTTAATGTTTAAAGAAAAGATCGTATGACAGATAACTACGAAGAGATGACGCTTAGTGAGGAAGAACGCCAAATCGCAGCAATTCGGCGCGATCGCTATCGAGCTTACTGGCGTGCCAATACTAAATTAATTCGTAACTTATTGATTATTTGGGCGTTGGCTTCTTTAGTTTGCGGAATTTTGCTAGTTCCCCTACTAAACAATATTCAAATTGGTAATGTTCCTTTGGGTTTTTGGATGGCGCAACAGGGAGCAATTTTTATTTTTGTCATTTTAATTTTTGTCTATGCGATCGCAATGGATAAGCTCGATCGCAAATATCGTCAGTAATTTTATAAAAATTAACTATCAACTTTAAAAATTATGTCAGTCGAACTTTGGACTACTATTTTTGTTGCAATTACTTTTATTATTTATCTTTATATTGGCTGGCGATCGCGAGTTAGAGACAGTGAAGGTTTTTTTGTGGCAGATCGCGGCGTACCTGCCTTAGCTAATGGCGCGGCTACCGCAGCCGACTGGATGTCAGCAGCTTCGTTTATTTCGATGGCGGGATTAATTTCCTTTTTGGGCTACGACGGCTCGATGTATCTTATGGGTTGGACTGGTGGCTTTGTCTTACTTGCCTTGCTGCTCGCTCCCTATCTTCGCAAGTTTGGTAAATATACCGTTCCCGATTTTGTCGGCGATCGCTACTACTCAGTGTGGGCGCGTTTGGTGGCAGTAGTGGCAGCAATCTTTGTCTCACTTACCTATGTGGCGGGGCAAATGCGCGGAGTAGGAATTGTTTTTAGC carries:
- a CDS encoding DUF4212 domain-containing protein, whose product is MTLSEEERQIAAIRRDRYRAYWRANTKLIRNLLIIWALASLVCGILLVPLLNNIQIGNVPLGFWMAQQGAIFIFVILIFVYAIAMDKLDRKYRQ